From the Nocardiopsis changdeensis genome, one window contains:
- the xseA gene encoding exodeoxyribonuclease VII large subunit, whose amino-acid sequence MGMESSPEAPQPVRVVLNAVGGWIGRLGRIWVEGQIAELNRRGRMAYITLRDPVANVSVRVVCQTSVLDAQQPPPEAGARVVVHAKPDFYEVRGTFSLRALEIRHVGLGELLARLEQLRRTLQAEGLFAPERKRPLPFLPGTVGLICGRDSAAERDVLENSRRRWPAVRFEVRQVAVQGDRAVREVVDALKDLDSRPEVDVIVIARGGGSLEDLLPFSDEAMVRAVAAARTPVVSAIGHEQDAPLLDHVADLRASTPTDAAKKTVPDVGEQLEIIRQLRDRGRRVLAGALERESAWLASMRSRPALADPVREIDRLTEQVLDLRERSRRNLAVSLDRAAENLGHTRARLHALSPATTLARGYAIVQRADGTVVRSAAEPDLGETLRVRFAEGGLAVTVDAVETDPETADETADSTGGEE is encoded by the coding sequence ATGGGCATGGAGAGTTCCCCCGAGGCGCCGCAGCCGGTCCGCGTGGTCCTCAACGCCGTCGGCGGCTGGATCGGCCGGCTGGGCCGCATCTGGGTCGAGGGCCAGATCGCCGAGCTGAACCGGCGCGGCCGCATGGCCTACATCACCCTGCGCGACCCGGTCGCCAACGTCTCGGTGCGGGTGGTCTGCCAGACGTCCGTCCTGGACGCCCAGCAGCCCCCGCCGGAGGCGGGCGCCCGGGTCGTGGTGCACGCCAAGCCCGACTTCTACGAGGTGCGCGGCACGTTCTCGCTGCGCGCCCTGGAGATCCGCCACGTCGGCCTGGGCGAGCTGCTGGCCCGCCTGGAGCAGCTGCGCCGCACGCTCCAGGCCGAGGGGCTGTTCGCCCCCGAGCGCAAGCGCCCGCTGCCGTTCCTGCCGGGCACCGTCGGCCTGATCTGCGGACGCGACTCCGCGGCCGAGCGCGACGTCCTGGAGAACAGCCGGCGCCGCTGGCCCGCCGTGCGCTTCGAGGTGCGCCAGGTCGCCGTCCAGGGCGACCGCGCGGTCCGCGAGGTGGTCGACGCCCTCAAGGACCTCGACTCCCGCCCCGAGGTGGACGTCATCGTGATCGCCCGGGGCGGCGGCTCCCTGGAGGACCTGCTGCCGTTCTCCGACGAGGCCATGGTCCGCGCCGTCGCCGCCGCCCGGACCCCCGTGGTCAGCGCCATCGGCCACGAGCAGGACGCCCCGCTGTTGGACCATGTCGCCGACCTGCGCGCCTCCACCCCCACCGACGCGGCCAAGAAGACCGTCCCGGACGTGGGGGAGCAGCTGGAGATCATCCGCCAGCTGCGCGACCGCGGCCGCCGGGTGCTGGCCGGGGCCCTGGAGCGGGAGAGCGCCTGGCTGGCCTCGATGCGCTCCCGGCCGGCGCTGGCCGACCCGGTCCGGGAGATCGACCGCCTCACCGAACAGGTCCTGGACCTGCGCGAGCGCTCCCGGCGCAACCTCGCGGTGTCCCTGGACCGCGCCGCCGAGAACCTGGGCCACACCCGGGCCCGCCTGCACGCCCTGTCCCCGGCCACCACCCTGGCCCGCGGGTACGCGATCGTGCAGCGCGCCGACGGCACGGTGGTCCGCTCGGCGGCCGAACCCGACCTGGGCGAGACCCTGCGGGTGCGCTTCGCCGAGGGCGGCCTGGCCGTCACCGTGGACGCCGTCGAGACCGACCCGGAGACGGCCGACGAGACCGCAGACAGCACCGGAGGAGAAGAGTAG
- a CDS encoding 4-hydroxy-3-methylbut-2-enyl diphosphate reductase produces MTATTTATKQRRVLLANPRGYCAGVDRAVITVEKALEQYGAPIYVRKQIVHNTHVVRTLEERGAIFVEETDEVPEGAIVVFSAHGVSPAVHVEAADRGLKTIDATCPLVTKVHKEAKRFAAEDRDIVLIGHIGHEEVEGTSGEAPEHIQIVESPAEVDRLQVRNPDNVSWLSQTTLSVDETNETVDALRRKFPNLLDPPSDDICYATTNRQVAVKTMAPECELVIVVGSDNSSNSVRLVEVALAAGADASHLIDNASLLKEEWLEGVTTVGVTSGASVPDILVRELLDRLAGYGYGDVSLVTTADETLTFSLPKELRRDLRAE; encoded by the coding sequence ATGACAGCGACGACCACCGCCACCAAGCAACGCCGCGTGCTGCTCGCCAACCCCCGGGGTTACTGCGCCGGTGTGGACCGCGCGGTCATCACCGTCGAGAAGGCCCTGGAGCAGTACGGCGCCCCGATCTACGTCCGCAAGCAGATCGTGCACAACACGCACGTGGTGCGGACCCTGGAGGAGCGCGGCGCGATCTTCGTCGAGGAGACCGACGAGGTGCCCGAGGGCGCGATCGTCGTGTTCTCCGCGCACGGCGTCTCCCCGGCCGTCCACGTCGAGGCCGCCGACCGCGGCCTCAAGACGATCGACGCCACCTGCCCGCTGGTCACCAAGGTCCACAAGGAGGCCAAGCGCTTCGCGGCCGAGGACCGGGACATCGTCCTCATCGGGCACATCGGCCACGAGGAGGTCGAGGGCACCAGCGGCGAGGCCCCCGAGCACATCCAGATCGTGGAGAGCCCGGCCGAGGTCGACCGGCTCCAGGTGCGCAACCCCGACAACGTGTCCTGGCTGTCGCAGACCACCCTGTCGGTGGACGAGACCAACGAGACCGTCGACGCCCTGCGCCGCAAGTTCCCGAACCTGCTCGACCCGCCCAGCGACGACATCTGCTACGCCACCACCAACCGCCAGGTCGCCGTCAAGACGATGGCGCCCGAGTGCGAGCTGGTGATCGTGGTCGGCTCGGACAACTCCTCGAACTCGGTGCGGCTGGTGGAGGTCGCCCTGGCCGCCGGGGCCGACGCCTCCCACCTCATCGACAACGCCTCCCTCCTCAAGGAGGAGTGGCTGGAGGGCGTCACCACCGTGGGCGTCACCAGCGGCGCCTCGGTCCCCGACATCCTGGTCCGGGAGCTGCTGGACCGCCTGGCCGGGTACGGCTACGGCGACGTGTCCCTGGTGACCACCGCGGACGAGACCCTGACCTTCTCGCTGCCCAAGGAGCTGCGCCGCGACCTGCGCGCCGAGTAG
- a CDS encoding ABC transporter permease: MSTDHADARRLRDREDARPDEHARPGRFEADAVLGVVAREWILYGRSWRATTFAAVVEPTLYLLCFGFGMGALIGTLAGFSYIDFLGTGIVAVSVMFQSMMPAVINTFIKRRFLHTYEGILAAPVDVRELVTGEALWLAMRSGVYGCVPLLVAMGFGLRPGWGGLLVPFIAFFAGFAFALFGIWISAVINSVRSMDYVFSGLFTPLFLVAGTFFPLTELPDWVQGLAVANPLYHAVELIRGSVFGGLSAGAALLHVGVLLAFIVLMWFLAGSQMRRRVVT; the protein is encoded by the coding sequence ATGAGCACCGACCACGCCGACGCCCGGCGGCTGCGCGACCGGGAGGACGCCCGCCCCGACGAGCACGCCCGGCCCGGCCGGTTCGAGGCCGACGCCGTCCTGGGCGTCGTCGCCCGCGAGTGGATCCTCTACGGGCGGTCCTGGCGGGCCACCACCTTCGCCGCCGTCGTCGAGCCCACCCTGTACCTGCTCTGCTTCGGGTTCGGCATGGGCGCGCTCATCGGGACCCTGGCGGGCTTCAGCTACATCGACTTCCTGGGTACCGGCATCGTCGCGGTGTCGGTGATGTTCCAGTCGATGATGCCCGCCGTCATCAACACCTTCATCAAGCGCCGGTTCCTGCACACCTACGAGGGCATCCTCGCCGCCCCCGTCGACGTGCGCGAGCTCGTCACCGGCGAGGCCCTGTGGCTGGCGATGCGCTCGGGCGTCTACGGGTGCGTGCCGCTGCTGGTCGCCATGGGGTTCGGGCTGCGGCCCGGCTGGGGCGGCCTGCTGGTGCCGTTCATCGCGTTCTTCGCCGGGTTCGCCTTCGCCCTGTTCGGGATCTGGATCTCGGCGGTGATCAACTCGGTGCGGTCCATGGACTACGTGTTCAGCGGCCTGTTCACACCGCTGTTCTTGGTGGCGGGCACGTTCTTCCCGCTCACCGAGCTGCCGGACTGGGTCCAGGGGCTGGCGGTGGCCAACCCGCTCTACCACGCGGTGGAGCTCATCCGCGGCTCGGTCTTCGGCGGCCTGTCCGCCGGGGCGGCGCTGCTGCACGTCGGGGTGCTGCTGGCGTTCATCGTGCTCATGTGGTTCCTCGCCGGGTCGCAGATGCGCCGCCGCGTGGTCACCTGA
- a CDS encoding DUF3060 domain-containing protein: MTASALRTPARLAAVLATAAAFGLTGCSFSLPGGQDVSVDPDGVSVRDGESEVSVDGEGGVSVDNGEGEVSVDGEGGVGVGGDEVLNVTGGDLTEDCEGRAVNIASEDAVVVLNGSCTTVTVAGSNLTVHIGSADSIHVIGADNTVHYASGEPEVTDLGGNNSVSSGGDATP, translated from the coding sequence ATGACCGCTTCCGCCCTCCGCACCCCGGCCCGCCTGGCCGCCGTGCTCGCCACGGCCGCGGCCTTCGGGCTCACCGGCTGCTCCTTCTCCCTCCCCGGCGGACAGGACGTCTCCGTCGACCCCGACGGTGTGAGCGTCCGCGACGGCGAGAGCGAGGTCTCCGTCGACGGCGAGGGCGGGGTCAGCGTCGACAACGGCGAGGGCGAGGTCTCCGTCGACGGCGAGGGCGGCGTGGGCGTCGGCGGCGACGAGGTCCTCAACGTCACCGGGGGCGACCTCACCGAGGACTGCGAGGGCCGCGCCGTCAACATCGCCTCCGAGGACGCCGTGGTCGTCCTCAACGGCTCCTGCACCACCGTCACCGTCGCGGGCAGCAACCTGACGGTGCACATCGGCTCCGCCGACTCCATCCACGTCATCGGCGCGGACAACACCGTCCACTACGCCTCCGGCGAGCCCGAGGTCACCGACCTGGGCGGCAACAACTCCGTCTCCTCCGGCGGCGACGCCACCCCGTAG
- a CDS encoding exodeoxyribonuclease VII small subunit translates to MAKKDAGREAGAEEPELSYEESREELNTVVRRLESGGLSLKESLALWERGEELARICERWLEGARATMAAAMDERGKDDAPQDADTPF, encoded by the coding sequence ATGGCGAAGAAGGACGCGGGCCGCGAGGCCGGGGCCGAGGAGCCCGAGCTGAGCTACGAGGAGAGCCGCGAGGAGCTCAACACCGTGGTGCGGCGGCTGGAGTCGGGCGGGCTGAGCCTCAAGGAGTCCCTGGCCCTGTGGGAGCGGGGCGAGGAGCTGGCCCGCATCTGCGAGCGCTGGCTGGAGGGCGCCCGCGCCACGATGGCGGCTGCCATGGACGAGCGCGGGAAGGACGACGCGCCCCAGGACGCGGACACGCCCTTCTGA
- a CDS encoding DNA recombination protein RmuC encodes MDLLSLMAVLLVGIAVGVALGLLWARGQSAQARAEAEAARDRAEFMEERLAERFRALSAQALDQTNRNFLELAEGRLRAVGAQAGHDMDERRRAVERMVEPLTEMLDRVERQLREADAGRAAAHAELAKQVEFVREGSERLRDQTQALVTALRRPEARGRWGEVQLRRVAELAGMSAHCDFEEQVAVQDGARRPDMVVRLAGGKNIVVDSKVPLSAYLDAVAAEGEAQVRERLRAHSRHLRTHVDQLAGKAYWSALSPAPEFVVLFIPGEAFLAPALEHDPALLEYAMGRRVHIATPTTLISLLRTAQYAWQQEALSRNAREVFELGKQLHARLSTLGGHVEGLGRALSRTVSAYNQTVGSLENRVLVTARRFGELGLVDGDLERPRGVEEPPRTVAAPELVEDAAIRMTNNGHNSAT; translated from the coding sequence ATGGATCTCCTCTCACTGATGGCGGTACTCCTCGTCGGCATCGCGGTGGGCGTCGCGCTGGGCCTGCTCTGGGCCCGGGGGCAGAGCGCGCAGGCCCGGGCGGAGGCCGAGGCGGCCCGGGACCGGGCCGAGTTCATGGAGGAGCGGCTGGCCGAGCGCTTCCGGGCGCTGTCCGCCCAGGCCCTGGACCAGACCAACCGGAACTTCCTGGAGCTGGCCGAGGGGCGGCTGCGCGCGGTCGGCGCGCAGGCGGGGCACGACATGGACGAACGGCGCAGGGCCGTCGAGCGCATGGTGGAGCCGCTGACCGAGATGCTGGACCGGGTCGAACGCCAGCTGCGGGAGGCCGACGCGGGCCGGGCGGCCGCGCACGCGGAGCTGGCCAAGCAGGTGGAGTTCGTGCGCGAGGGCTCCGAGCGGCTGCGCGACCAGACGCAGGCGCTGGTGACCGCGCTGCGCCGCCCCGAGGCGCGGGGCCGGTGGGGCGAGGTGCAGCTGCGCCGGGTGGCGGAGCTGGCCGGCATGAGCGCGCACTGCGACTTCGAGGAGCAGGTGGCGGTCCAGGACGGTGCGCGCCGCCCGGACATGGTGGTGCGCCTGGCCGGGGGCAAGAACATCGTCGTGGACTCCAAGGTGCCGCTGTCGGCGTACCTGGACGCGGTGGCGGCCGAGGGCGAGGCGCAGGTCCGCGAGCGGCTCCGCGCGCACTCCCGGCACCTGCGCACGCACGTGGACCAGCTGGCGGGCAAGGCGTACTGGTCGGCGCTGAGCCCGGCGCCGGAGTTCGTGGTGCTGTTCATCCCGGGCGAGGCGTTCCTGGCCCCGGCGCTGGAGCACGACCCGGCGCTGCTGGAGTACGCCATGGGCAGGCGGGTGCACATCGCGACGCCCACGACGCTGATCTCGCTGCTGCGCACCGCCCAGTACGCCTGGCAACAGGAGGCCCTGAGCCGCAACGCCCGGGAGGTGTTCGAGCTGGGCAAGCAGCTGCACGCGCGGCTGTCCACCCTGGGCGGCCATGTGGAGGGGCTGGGCCGGGCCCTGTCCCGGACGGTGTCGGCCTACAACCAGACGGTGGGGTCGCTGGAGAACCGGGTGCTGGTGACCGCGCGCCGGTTCGGGGAGCTGGGCCTGGTGGACGGCGACCTGGAGCGCCCGCGCGGGGTGGAGGAGCCGCCCCGGACGGTCGCGGCCCCGGAACTGGTCGAGGACGCCGCCATTCGGATGACAAATAACGGCCACAACAGCGCGACCTAA
- a CDS encoding DUF4245 domain-containing protein — MSEYSRSSATFKNYAISLGVIIAIVLALAFVVSTRSGENIPSVDYRPEAEVLRGSADYPVTMPADDLAEQGWTPTSSTLETAGPVEWSVGFATAADSHVMFTQSDGDPDAVVADRSRGAEETGTVAVGGREWEHYESEDWSALVLREDGYTLVVAGPADLDELAHFAGGLETDAEGGDGAGAAEEPAGDS; from the coding sequence ATGAGTGAGTACAGCCGGTCCAGCGCGACCTTCAAGAACTACGCCATCTCCCTGGGCGTCATCATCGCCATCGTCCTGGCGCTGGCGTTCGTGGTCTCCACGCGATCGGGGGAGAACATCCCGTCCGTGGACTACCGGCCCGAGGCCGAGGTGCTGCGCGGGAGCGCCGACTACCCGGTGACGATGCCCGCGGACGACCTCGCCGAGCAGGGGTGGACGCCCACCAGCTCGACCCTGGAGACCGCCGGACCGGTCGAGTGGAGTGTGGGGTTCGCCACCGCCGCCGACAGTCACGTGATGTTCACCCAGAGCGACGGCGACCCCGACGCGGTGGTGGCGGACCGCTCCAGGGGGGCGGAGGAGACCGGCACGGTCGCGGTCGGCGGCCGGGAGTGGGAGCACTACGAGTCCGAGGACTGGTCGGCCCTGGTCCTGCGCGAGGACGGGTACACGCTGGTGGTGGCCGGCCCGGCCGACCTGGACGAGCTGGCGCACTTCGCGGGCGGGCTGGAGACGGACGCCGAGGGGGGCGACGGGGCAGGGGCCGCGGAGGAGCCGGCCGGGGACTCCTGA
- a CDS encoding DUF6542 domain-containing protein, whose amino-acid sequence MPPRKTDGPEPGRAPYFVRPEGRSRNAPKTRKPAPAHPAGPPGGASGPRPTAPRTRPATGAARLTGRGGVLVIALFSVTGTVIAHVAALPAAPGVAFTLACLLTVSLVRPGDLLSLSVSPPIAFFVAVVATESVLALGNEGFARVLLLALASRLAQVAPWLFLGTALVLVIGVFRGLPGNLRDLGDELNGRK is encoded by the coding sequence ATGCCCCCGCGCAAGACGGACGGCCCGGAACCCGGGCGGGCACCGTACTTCGTGCGGCCCGAGGGCCGTTCCCGCAACGCGCCGAAGACGAGGAAGCCCGCGCCCGCCCACCCCGCCGGTCCCCCCGGCGGCGCGTCCGGGCCGCGGCCGACCGCTCCACGCACCCGCCCCGCCACGGGCGCCGCACGGCTCACCGGCCGCGGCGGCGTCCTCGTCATCGCCCTGTTCAGCGTCACCGGCACGGTGATCGCGCACGTGGCCGCGCTGCCCGCGGCCCCGGGCGTCGCCTTCACCCTCGCCTGCCTGCTGACGGTGTCGCTGGTGCGGCCGGGCGACCTGCTCTCGCTGTCGGTCAGCCCGCCGATCGCGTTCTTCGTGGCGGTGGTCGCCACGGAGAGCGTGCTCGCCCTGGGCAACGAGGGCTTCGCCCGGGTGCTCCTCCTCGCCCTGGCCTCGCGTCTGGCCCAGGTCGCCCCCTGGCTGTTCCTGGGCACGGCGCTGGTGCTGGTCATCGGGGTGTTCCGAGGGCTGCCCGGCAACCTGCGCGACCTGGGCGACGAACTCAACGGCCGCAAGTGA
- a CDS encoding TetR/AcrR family transcriptional regulator codes for MTEQTPAPGPAADPAPAPARRGRGRPPATARREQIVTAALEEFAEHGFHNSSLASVAERVGLSQQGLLHHFPTKEALLVSVLRRRDEIDEADFGSLDDLDRLRDVAERNASRPGIVRLYTLLSAEGLAEDHPAHGYFAERFAVLRARIAAVLRGTHGDRLPSGATPEQAAALLIAAMDGLQLQWSYDPEAADMPDLLALLTDVLRGGGDPAGHGLTP; via the coding sequence ATGACCGAACAGACACCCGCCCCCGGACCCGCGGCCGACCCCGCCCCGGCCCCCGCCCGCCGCGGCCGGGGCCGCCCGCCCGCCACCGCCCGCCGCGAACAGATCGTCACCGCGGCCCTGGAGGAGTTCGCCGAGCACGGGTTCCACAACAGCTCCCTGGCCTCCGTCGCCGAGCGCGTCGGGCTCAGCCAGCAGGGGCTGCTGCACCACTTCCCCACCAAGGAGGCCCTGCTGGTCTCCGTCCTGCGCCGCCGCGACGAGATCGACGAGGCCGACTTCGGCTCCCTGGACGACCTCGACCGCCTGCGCGACGTCGCCGAGCGCAACGCCTCCCGCCCCGGGATCGTGCGCCTGTACACCCTCCTGTCCGCCGAGGGCCTGGCCGAGGACCACCCCGCGCACGGCTACTTCGCGGAGCGCTTCGCCGTCCTGCGCGCCCGGATCGCCGCCGTCCTGCGCGGCACCCACGGCGACCGCCTGCCCTCGGGCGCCACCCCCGAACAGGCGGCGGCCCTGCTCATCGCGGCGATGGACGGGCTCCAGCTCCAGTGGTCCTACGACCCCGAGGCGGCGGACATGCCCGACTTGTTGGCTCTGCTCACCGATGTCCTGCGTGGCGGGGGGGACCCGGCCGGACACGGACTGACACCATAG
- a CDS encoding ABC transporter ATP-binding protein has product MTSSEPGLHTPDRAAASAAADVPALHLRGVVKRFGSFTAVDGLDLEVPQGVVLGLLGPNGAGKSTTMKMLTAQSMADEGEIRILGHEIPAESKWARARMGVVPQHDNLDEELTVEQNLRMFSFLYRVPRTRRREAIARAMRIAQLSDRGDTVVEDLSGGMRRRLLIVRALLHRPELVLMDEPTVGLDPQVRQDLWGVIDALRQEGATVLMSTHYIEEAERLSDEVALMAAGRIIERGTPTDLVAKYAGTTVEEYLPDGEGIDALEGRIRNHGFTTRRTGTTVSVLRAEELPQSLRDLLPVPLRRASNLEDVFVTLTGENVE; this is encoded by the coding sequence GCGGAGTCGTCAAGCGTTTCGGATCCTTCACCGCGGTCGACGGCCTCGACCTGGAGGTTCCCCAGGGCGTCGTGCTCGGCCTGCTGGGCCCCAACGGCGCCGGCAAGTCGACGACCATGAAGATGCTCACCGCCCAGTCCATGGCCGACGAGGGCGAGATCCGCATCCTCGGCCACGAGATCCCCGCCGAGTCCAAGTGGGCCCGCGCCCGGATGGGCGTCGTGCCCCAGCACGACAACCTCGACGAGGAGCTCACCGTCGAGCAGAACCTGCGGATGTTCTCGTTCCTGTACCGGGTGCCCCGCACCCGCCGGCGCGAGGCCATCGCCCGGGCCATGCGCATCGCCCAGCTCTCCGACCGCGGCGACACCGTGGTGGAGGACCTGTCCGGGGGCATGCGGCGCCGGCTCCTCATCGTCCGCGCCCTGCTGCACCGCCCCGAGCTGGTCCTCATGGACGAGCCCACCGTGGGCCTGGACCCCCAGGTCCGCCAGGACCTGTGGGGCGTCATCGACGCGCTGCGCCAGGAGGGCGCCACGGTGCTCATGTCCACCCACTACATCGAGGAGGCCGAGCGCCTCTCCGACGAGGTGGCCCTGATGGCCGCCGGACGCATCATCGAACGCGGCACGCCCACCGACCTGGTCGCCAAGTACGCGGGCACCACCGTGGAGGAGTACCTCCCCGACGGGGAGGGCATCGACGCCCTGGAGGGACGCATCAGAAACCACGGATTCACCACCCGGCGCACCGGCACCACCGTTTCGGTCCTGCGCGCCGAGGAGCTCCCGCAGTCGCTCCGGGACCTGCTCCCCGTGCCGCTGCGCCGCGCGAGCAACCTGGAGGACGTGTTCGTCACCCTGACCGGGGAGAACGTGGAATGA
- the glpX gene encoding class II fructose-bisphosphatase — protein sequence MSQAGGPTAPDRNLALELVRVTETAALAAARWVGKGDKNGADGAAVRGMRHMISTVSMNGTVVIGEGEKDNAPMLYNGERVGDGGGHDWDVAVDPIDGTTLTAMGMPNAIAVIALSPRGSMFDPSAVFYMEKLATGPEAADVVDIAAPVADNIRAVARAKGKSPQDVTVVILNRPRHEQIVKEVRDAGARIKFISDGDVAGAIMAARAGTGVDLLLGIGGTPEGIITACAMKCLGGVIQGRLWPKDDAERAKAVDAGHDLDRVLYTDDLVSSDDVFFAATGITDGELVGGVRYESSRVITDSLVMRGRSGTVRQVLSEHRLSKLSAYSGVDLTSAPQA from the coding sequence ATGTCACAGGCCGGCGGTCCCACCGCGCCCGACCGCAACCTCGCCCTCGAACTGGTCCGTGTGACCGAGACCGCGGCGCTGGCGGCCGCCCGCTGGGTCGGCAAGGGCGACAAGAACGGAGCCGACGGCGCGGCCGTGCGCGGCATGCGGCACATGATCAGCACCGTGTCGATGAACGGCACCGTCGTGATCGGCGAGGGCGAGAAGGACAACGCCCCGATGCTGTACAACGGCGAGCGCGTCGGCGACGGCGGCGGACACGACTGGGACGTGGCGGTCGACCCGATCGACGGCACCACCCTGACCGCGATGGGCATGCCCAACGCGATCGCCGTCATCGCGCTGAGCCCGCGCGGTTCGATGTTCGACCCGTCCGCCGTGTTCTACATGGAGAAGCTGGCCACCGGCCCCGAGGCCGCCGACGTAGTGGACATCGCCGCGCCCGTGGCCGACAACATCCGCGCGGTGGCGCGGGCCAAGGGCAAGTCGCCGCAGGACGTGACGGTCGTCATCCTCAACCGCCCGCGCCACGAGCAGATCGTCAAGGAGGTCCGCGACGCGGGCGCCCGGATCAAGTTCATCAGCGACGGCGACGTGGCGGGCGCGATCATGGCGGCCCGCGCCGGCACCGGCGTCGACCTGCTGCTGGGCATCGGCGGCACCCCGGAGGGCATCATCACGGCCTGCGCGATGAAGTGCCTGGGGGGCGTCATCCAGGGCCGCCTGTGGCCCAAGGACGACGCCGAGCGGGCCAAGGCCGTCGACGCCGGGCACGACCTGGACCGGGTGCTGTACACCGACGACCTGGTCTCGTCCGACGACGTGTTCTTCGCGGCGACCGGGATCACCGACGGCGAGCTGGTCGGCGGCGTGCGCTACGAGTCCTCGCGGGTCATCACCGACTCGCTGGTGATGCGCGGCCGCAGCGGCACCGTCCGCCAGGTGCTCAGCGAGCACCGGCTGAGCAAGCTGTCGGCCTACAGCGGCGTGGACCTGACCTCCGCCCCGCAGGCCTGA
- a CDS encoding TetR/AcrR family transcriptional regulator, which yields MEKTDRPTRVSPRGAATRTALLRAAAQVFRTVGFAKAGVSEVVAVAGASVGSLYHHFTGKADLYLALYEEFQQRQQERTHQAVVDARARGESDPTRLMNIAARAYLLGCIEERETTRLFFSGDGPPGFEYQLRARLTQWTDRNVALYRKADEPVDEALLIVVSGAMLLAVAEVVNRDDADSLRLADDITRLLDQLQPLRRDDDRP from the coding sequence GTGGAAAAGACGGACCGGCCGACCCGGGTCTCCCCGCGCGGCGCGGCGACGCGTACCGCGCTGCTCAGGGCCGCCGCCCAGGTCTTCCGCACGGTGGGCTTCGCCAAGGCCGGGGTCAGCGAGGTCGTGGCCGTCGCCGGTGCCAGCGTGGGCAGCCTCTACCACCACTTCACCGGCAAGGCCGACCTCTACCTCGCCCTGTACGAGGAGTTCCAGCAGCGGCAGCAGGAGCGCACCCACCAGGCGGTGGTGGACGCGCGGGCCCGCGGCGAGAGCGACCCCACCCGGCTGATGAACATCGCCGCCCGCGCCTACCTGCTCGGCTGCATCGAGGAGAGGGAGACCACACGCCTGTTCTTCAGCGGTGACGGCCCGCCCGGTTTCGAGTACCAGCTGCGGGCCCGGCTCACCCAGTGGACCGACCGCAACGTCGCCCTGTACCGCAAGGCCGACGAGCCGGTGGACGAGGCGCTGCTGATCGTGGTGAGCGGCGCGATGCTGCTGGCCGTCGCCGAGGTGGTCAACCGCGACGACGCCGACTCCCTGCGCCTGGCCGACGACATCACCCGGCTGCTCGACCAGCTCCAGCCGCTGCGCCGCGACGACGACCGGCCGTGA